Proteins encoded in a region of the Chryseobacterium piperi genome:
- a CDS encoding VOC family protein encodes METKFEGGINIAIKIPKHKYEQTVSFYKDILKLEVEEKPIDNPTVSRTHEVKFGGNTMWLDCVDNYTHSETWLELNVPNVESAVSYLKNNEVETCDEFEKIPDNMHWITDPAGTVFIVKQKD; translated from the coding sequence ATGGAAACAAAATTTGAAGGAGGAATTAATATTGCAATAAAGATTCCTAAACACAAGTATGAGCAGACCGTATCTTTTTATAAAGATATTCTAAAACTGGAGGTTGAAGAAAAACCTATTGATAATCCAACAGTTTCACGAACTCATGAGGTGAAGTTTGGAGGAAATACCATGTGGCTTGATTGTGTAGATAATTACACTCATTCTGAGACCTGGCTGGAATTAAATGTTCCTAATGTGGAATCTGCAGTATCTTATCTTAAAAATAACGAGGTGGAGACTTGTGATGAATTTGAAAAAATTCCCGATAATATGCATTGGATTACTGATCCGGCCGGGACGGTTTTTATTGTTAAGCAGAAGGATTGA
- a CDS encoding helix-turn-helix domain-containing protein — translation MIYSDESNGLNNPLQANQFQVFDLKSYLEDPVPCDIRFFYKICIVHPESYLYYGDEWIHIDKTALLFTNPIVPYQWEMVSKEQTGYFCRFTNEFLGGNKRLQNSPLFRLGAEPVFFLNDNQIPFILDLFERMLYESDNKESTDYNVLRSYVDIIMHEAQKLQSDTTTQTTKASSEKVVSIFIEHLGNQFPVTVDHPLLFRKPSDFATLLSVHVNYLNYAVKELTGKTTTEHIHEKLISEAKIMIKNTDMNISEVAFSLGFEYSNNFSKFFKSHTNQSPFKFKQNNI, via the coding sequence ATGATTTACTCTGATGAAAGCAATGGATTAAATAATCCATTGCAGGCAAACCAGTTTCAGGTCTTTGATCTTAAAAGTTATCTTGAGGATCCGGTGCCTTGTGACATCCGTTTTTTTTATAAGATATGTATTGTTCACCCTGAAAGTTATCTTTACTATGGAGATGAATGGATTCATATTGATAAAACGGCATTACTATTTACCAATCCAATTGTGCCATATCAGTGGGAGATGGTCTCCAAAGAGCAGACTGGGTATTTCTGCAGATTTACCAATGAATTTTTGGGAGGGAACAAACGTCTTCAAAACTCACCGTTATTCAGACTGGGAGCAGAACCTGTATTCTTTTTAAATGATAATCAAATTCCTTTTATACTGGATCTGTTTGAAAGAATGCTATATGAATCTGATAATAAAGAATCAACGGATTATAATGTTTTACGAAGTTATGTGGATATTATAATGCATGAAGCTCAAAAGCTTCAATCAGATACTACTACCCAAACGACAAAAGCTTCCAGCGAGAAAGTGGTCAGTATCTTTATTGAGCATTTAGGGAATCAGTTTCCTGTCACGGTAGATCACCCATTGTTATTTAGAAAACCATCAGATTTTGCTACATTACTATCTGTACATGTAAACTATCTGAACTATGCAGTGAAAGAACTTACAGGAAAGACAACCACTGAGCATATCCATGAAAAATTAATATCCGAGGCTAAAATAATGATCAAGAATACGGATATGAATATTTCTGAAGTCGCTTTTTCATTAGGGTTTGAATATTCAAATAATTTTTCAAAATTCTTTAAATCACATACAAATCAAAGTCCTTTTAAATTCAAACAAAATAATATTTGA
- a CDS encoding alpha/beta hydrolase encodes MDKQSEEVIRGLADFFAKSYRTPVFRRPDEYGLEYEDVFFPSMDGVSLEGWFIPADSDKLVICNHFMPGNRYGYPGHLEPWKNFGGFEVNFIPQYKALHDAGYNVLAYDLRNHGNSDDGNGRMVGIGLLEYRDVIGSLNYINSRAGTKNMIKSLISVCLGCNSTLVAMNKHPEYFKDIKSLLALQPVSARPFIERACEEAKIDLKEGTDLFDFEIQKRTGFHMDELSPIEHAKAVTVPTLMVQVHHDTLTRPSDVQTIFNNLSSEEKELFWIEGTTRRFDGYNYFSENPAMMLEWLGKYTK; translated from the coding sequence ATGGACAAACAATCAGAAGAAGTAATTAGAGGGTTGGCTGATTTTTTTGCAAAATCCTACAGAACCCCAGTGTTTAGAAGGCCAGATGAATATGGGCTTGAGTATGAAGATGTATTTTTCCCTTCAATGGACGGTGTTTCTCTGGAAGGTTGGTTTATTCCGGCAGATTCGGATAAGCTTGTTATCTGTAATCACTTTATGCCGGGCAATCGATATGGCTATCCGGGGCATTTGGAGCCGTGGAAAAATTTTGGAGGTTTTGAAGTGAATTTTATTCCTCAATATAAAGCCTTACATGATGCCGGCTATAATGTGCTGGCGTATGATCTGAGAAATCATGGAAACAGTGATGATGGGAATGGAAGAATGGTAGGGATTGGTTTATTAGAATACAGAGATGTTATAGGTTCTTTAAATTATATAAACTCAAGGGCTGGCACAAAGAATATGATCAAGAGCTTAATCAGTGTCTGTCTTGGTTGTAATTCTACTTTGGTAGCGATGAATAAACATCCGGAGTATTTTAAAGATATTAAGAGTCTTTTGGCATTACAACCTGTTTCTGCAAGACCTTTCATAGAAAGAGCTTGTGAAGAGGCTAAAATTGATTTGAAAGAAGGAACGGATCTTTTTGATTTTGAAATTCAAAAGAGAACCGGATTTCATATGGATGAGTTATCGCCCATTGAGCATGCTAAAGCTGTCACTGTTCCTACTTTGATGGTTCAGGTGCATCATGATACACTTACAAGACCTTCCGATGTGCAGACTATTTTTAATAACCTATCATCAGAAGAAAAAGAGCTTTTCTGGATTGAGGGGACTACCCGCCGTTTTGATGGATATAACTATTTTTCAGAAAACCCTGCCATGATGCTTGAATGGCTTGGGAAATATACGAAGTAA
- a CDS encoding peroxiredoxin, with amino-acid sequence MSLVGKKFPNLTIDAMSEMGDDLRINIFEQTTKNQEKVILFWYPKDFTFVCPTELHAFQDALGEFEKRNTKVIGASCDTNEVHFAWLNTAKDNGGIEGVTYPLLADTHRQLANILGIVDQDFDYDDEGNESFTGSNVTYRATYLIDETGKIFHESVNDMPLGRNVKEYLRLIDAYTHVQKHGEVCPANWEEGKEAMKADRNSTAEYLAKN; translated from the coding sequence ATGTCTTTAGTAGGAAAAAAATTCCCGAATCTAACAATCGATGCGATGTCTGAAATGGGTGATGATTTAAGAATCAACATTTTTGAGCAAACAACTAAAAACCAAGAGAAAGTGATTTTATTCTGGTATCCAAAAGATTTTACTTTTGTTTGCCCTACAGAGCTTCACGCTTTCCAGGATGCTTTAGGTGAATTCGAAAAAAGAAACACTAAAGTAATCGGAGCTTCATGTGATACTAACGAAGTACACTTTGCATGGTTAAACACTGCAAAAGATAATGGAGGTATTGAAGGTGTAACATACCCACTTTTAGCTGATACTCACAGACAATTAGCAAATATTTTAGGAATTGTAGATCAGGATTTCGATTATGATGATGAAGGAAACGAAAGCTTTACAGGTTCTAATGTAACATACAGAGCAACATACCTTATCGACGAAACAGGAAAAATCTTCCACGAGTCTGTAAATGATATGCCTTTAGGAAGAAATGTAAAAGAGTATTTAAGATTAATTGACGCTTATACTCACGTTCAGAAGCATGGAGAAGTTTGTCCTGCAAACTGGGAAGAAGGAAAAGAAGCGATGAAAGCTGACAGAAATTCTACCGCTGAATATTTAGCTAAGAACTAA
- a CDS encoding DUF6952 family protein gives MKLPVIRQFYQNQTPENLEKTLEVLESFTEFRGTTEEDLNVAGELITNICGALEVHANVQNGMSEKDALNSFAQKVLGSIDK, from the coding sequence ATGAAGTTACCCGTAATCAGACAGTTTTATCAAAACCAAACTCCTGAAAATCTTGAAAAAACATTGGAGGTTTTAGAAAGCTTCACCGAATTCAGAGGAACAACTGAAGAAGATTTAAACGTAGCAGGAGAATTAATTACCAATATCTGCGGAGCTTTAGAAGTTCACGCCAATGTTCAAAACGGAATGAGCGAAAAAGATGCTTTAAACTCTTTTGCCCAAAAGGTTTTAGGATCTATTGATAAATAG
- a CDS encoding thioredoxin family protein codes for MYTELTEDTLQNIVNDNEKVVVQYGATWCGNCRIMKPKFKKLASENEGIPFLYVDAEKLPESRKLAKVDNLPTFAIFKNGALVNQVQSNQAESLINLFNEL; via the coding sequence ATGTATACAGAATTAACTGAAGATACGTTACAAAATATCGTCAATGACAATGAAAAAGTAGTCGTTCAATATGGTGCTACCTGGTGTGGAAACTGCCGAATCATGAAGCCTAAATTCAAAAAATTAGCTTCTGAGAATGAAGGAATTCCATTCTTATATGTAGATGCAGAAAAATTACCAGAGAGCAGAAAGCTGGCTAAAGTAGACAACCTTCCAACCTTTGCCATTTTCAAAAACGGAGCATTGGTTAACCAGGTTCAATCTAACCAGGCTGAGAGCTTAATTAACCTATTTAACGAATTATAA
- a CDS encoding M16 family metallopeptidase has product MNFLKRITIATSIAAASFCGYAQAQDFQWKEATSNGYTYRYVTNDPTAARYYKLKNGLTVILSPTTKDPRIQTYIATKAGSKTDPADHTGLAHYLEHMLFKGTDKFGSKDWAKEKPLLDQIDALYEKYNQTKDETKRKEIYKEIDKVSGEAAKYAIANEYDKMMSGMGADGTNAFTSFEQTFYTEDIPSNVTDKFLAVQAERFRQPILRLFHTELEAVYEEKNRGLDNDSRKVYEAMFAAIFPNNNYGKQTTIGTVEHLKNPSLKAIREYFNNYYVPNNMGIIMSGDFNPDEMIAKIDKDFSYMQPKAIPAYNVGQEKPITAPITREVFGPNPENITIGFRFPGATTKDARLLNLIGSMLTNGQAGLIDLDLVKKQKLLAAYAFPYVLKDYSVLFLQGNPTEGQSLDQVKTLLLQEIDKLRKGEFSDDLIQSIVNNERKNIIQNNEKYSSRASTLMDEFTSEIDHKASLEYVDEISKLTKKDIMDFASKYLQDNNYVAIYKRKGEDKNIVKVDKPTITPVSVNRDDQSPFLKKIDKMPENAISPIWLNFDKDIAKGKLNGVDVLSVKNTDNELFRLYYYFDSGKWNNKMLPLAAEYLEYLGTKDKSSEAISKEFYKLASSFSVSAGNEETYVTLEGLNENFDKTAALFEDLIKNCQADQTALDSYKTRLKKARANAKQNKGAIMAGLRSYAQYGPQNPFNNVLSDAELDALKAEDLIKVLHDLFTYKHKVLYYGPKTGIDLTASLTPVHKLPATLKEMPKSKTFAQIPTDKNKVLFAHYDMVQAEVFWVRNGEQYNSAITPTVSLFNNYFGGGMGSIVFQTIRESKALAYSTYSYFSLPSKKEDKDIITAYVGTQADKFNESTTAMNELLTTLPQSQQLFETAKSGLKKSIASERITQDGIIFTYLRAQKLGNSTDIRKNVYEQAPKLAFTDINNFHNKEMKGKNFTYCLVASQDKVNEADMQKLGEVKKLNLNEIFGY; this is encoded by the coding sequence TCCAGCAGACCATACAGGTCTTGCCCATTATCTGGAGCATATGCTTTTTAAAGGAACAGATAAGTTTGGTTCTAAAGACTGGGCAAAAGAAAAGCCGCTTCTGGATCAGATTGATGCTCTTTACGAAAAATACAATCAAACCAAAGACGAAACCAAAAGAAAGGAAATCTATAAAGAAATCGACAAGGTTTCCGGAGAAGCGGCCAAATATGCCATCGCCAACGAATATGACAAAATGATGTCAGGAATGGGTGCTGATGGAACAAATGCATTCACCTCTTTTGAGCAGACTTTTTATACTGAAGATATTCCTTCCAATGTTACCGATAAATTTCTGGCGGTTCAGGCTGAAAGATTCAGACAACCTATTTTAAGACTTTTCCATACTGAGCTGGAAGCTGTATACGAAGAGAAAAACAGAGGATTGGATAATGATTCAAGAAAAGTATATGAAGCCATGTTTGCGGCTATCTTCCCTAATAACAATTATGGAAAACAAACCACAATCGGAACGGTAGAGCATTTAAAAAATCCTTCTTTAAAAGCAATCAGAGAATATTTCAACAATTATTATGTTCCCAATAATATGGGAATCATTATGTCTGGAGATTTCAACCCTGATGAGATGATTGCTAAAATCGATAAGGATTTCTCTTATATGCAGCCTAAAGCCATACCGGCTTATAATGTAGGACAGGAAAAACCTATCACCGCTCCTATAACAAGAGAAGTTTTTGGTCCGAATCCTGAAAACATTACCATAGGGTTCAGATTTCCGGGTGCCACTACAAAAGATGCCCGATTACTGAATCTGATTGGAAGCATGTTAACCAATGGTCAGGCAGGACTTATCGATCTGGATCTGGTAAAAAAACAAAAATTACTGGCCGCTTATGCGTTTCCATATGTCTTAAAAGATTATTCCGTACTTTTCCTACAGGGAAATCCTACGGAAGGTCAATCTTTAGACCAGGTTAAAACCTTATTGCTTCAGGAAATTGACAAACTGAGAAAAGGAGAATTTTCAGACGATCTGATCCAGTCTATCGTGAACAATGAAAGAAAAAATATTATTCAGAACAATGAAAAGTATTCTTCCAGAGCGAGCACGTTAATGGATGAATTCACTTCTGAAATTGATCATAAAGCTTCATTGGAATATGTGGATGAAATATCCAAGCTTACCAAAAAAGATATTATGGACTTTGCTTCAAAATATCTTCAGGATAATAACTATGTTGCAATCTACAAAAGAAAAGGAGAAGATAAAAATATTGTAAAAGTTGATAAGCCAACTATTACTCCGGTTTCTGTAAACCGGGACGACCAATCCCCTTTCCTGAAAAAAATCGACAAAATGCCTGAGAATGCGATTTCTCCAATTTGGCTAAATTTCGATAAAGATATTGCTAAAGGTAAATTAAATGGTGTAGATGTTCTATCTGTAAAAAATACAGATAATGAGCTTTTCAGACTTTATTATTATTTTGATTCAGGAAAATGGAACAACAAAATGCTTCCGTTAGCCGCAGAATACCTTGAGTACCTTGGAACTAAAGATAAATCTTCCGAAGCCATCAGTAAAGAATTTTACAAGTTAGCATCAAGCTTTAGCGTTAGTGCCGGTAATGAAGAAACCTATGTAACACTAGAAGGTTTAAATGAAAACTTCGATAAGACAGCTGCATTATTTGAAGATCTCATTAAAAACTGCCAGGCAGATCAGACAGCTCTGGACTCTTATAAAACAAGATTGAAAAAAGCGAGAGCTAATGCTAAGCAAAATAAAGGAGCGATTATGGCAGGCCTAAGAAGCTATGCACAATATGGACCTCAAAACCCTTTCAATAATGTTTTAAGCGATGCAGAACTGGATGCTTTAAAGGCTGAAGATCTTATTAAGGTACTTCACGACCTATTTACATACAAGCATAAAGTATTGTACTATGGTCCGAAAACAGGAATTGACCTTACCGCTTCGTTAACTCCGGTTCACAAGCTTCCGGCCACTTTAAAAGAGATGCCGAAATCTAAAACATTTGCGCAGATTCCTACTGATAAGAATAAAGTATTGTTTGCACACTACGATATGGTTCAGGCTGAAGTTTTCTGGGTAAGAAACGGAGAGCAGTATAACTCAGCCATCACCCCTACAGTAAGCTTGTTCAATAATTATTTTGGTGGCGGAATGGGATCTATCGTATTCCAGACCATCCGTGAATCTAAAGCTTTAGCCTACTCCACGTATTCTTATTTTTCTCTTCCAAGCAAAAAAGAAGATAAGGATATCATTACAGCATATGTAGGAACTCAGGCAGATAAATTCAATGAGTCCACTACTGCAATGAATGAACTTCTCACTACGCTTCCGCAGTCTCAGCAATTATTTGAAACAGCGAAAAGCGGATTGAAAAAATCTATCGCATCGGAAAGGATTACTCAGGATGGAATTATCTTTACTTACTTGAGAGCTCAAAAGCTTGGTAATTCAACCGATATCAGGAAGAATGTGTACGAGCAGGCTCCTAAATTAGCCTTTACAGACATTAACAACTTCCACAACAAGGAAATGAAAGGTAAAAATTTCACCTATTGTCTGGTGGCATCGCAAGATAAAGTAAACGAAGCCGATATGCAAAAATTAGGCGAGGTTAAGAAGCTCAATTTAAACGAAATATTTGGTTATTAA